A genomic segment from Blastococcus sp. PRF04-17 encodes:
- a CDS encoding MFS transporter, translating into MTWTSTDPGAERDLGTGPFRALRVRNYRMYSSANLVSLTGTWMQRIGQDWLVLQLSGDSGVALGLITALQFGPSLLLSMYGGVLADRYDKRRVLMVTQALMGLLALLLALLVVTDAVALWHVFVLAGGLGAVAAIDAPVRQAFVSELVGPALLANAVGLNSSIFNGARLVGPALAGLLIGAASGDTAPAFFVNAASFAFTIAALAGMRASELRRSPPVARARGQLREGLAYTWAHPDLVLAMTLAFVIGTFGFNYQVTIALMARERFDLGAEAFGLLSTFFAIGSLSGALLSTRRSVRPRQRFLVVSAVVFGVLTVISGLMPGYATFAALLVPTGAAALIFSVANNSFVQLGVDPQMRGRVMALYFMCFMGGTPVGAPLIGWISEHLGAPWGLILGGAVCVVAGVVAAAVLARGRRVRLEAGFAPPRLRLRVGPRVAAVPTPHLRAAEETLVGRASGD; encoded by the coding sequence GTGACCTGGACGAGCACTGATCCCGGTGCGGAGCGGGACCTCGGCACGGGTCCCTTCCGGGCGTTGCGGGTGCGCAACTACCGGATGTACTCCTCGGCCAACCTGGTGTCGCTCACCGGGACGTGGATGCAGCGCATCGGCCAGGACTGGCTGGTGCTGCAGCTCTCCGGGGACAGCGGCGTGGCCCTGGGGCTCATCACCGCGCTCCAGTTCGGGCCGTCGCTGCTGCTGAGCATGTACGGCGGGGTGCTGGCCGACCGGTACGACAAGCGCCGCGTGCTCATGGTCACGCAGGCGCTCATGGGCCTGCTGGCCCTGCTGCTGGCGCTCCTGGTGGTCACCGACGCCGTCGCCCTGTGGCACGTGTTCGTGCTGGCCGGCGGCCTGGGCGCCGTGGCCGCCATCGACGCGCCCGTCCGGCAGGCGTTCGTGTCCGAGCTGGTGGGCCCGGCCTTGCTGGCCAACGCCGTCGGGCTGAACTCCTCGATCTTCAACGGCGCGCGGCTCGTCGGCCCGGCCCTGGCCGGGCTCCTCATCGGGGCGGCGTCGGGCGACACCGCGCCGGCGTTCTTCGTCAACGCGGCGAGCTTCGCCTTCACGATCGCCGCGCTCGCCGGCATGCGGGCCTCCGAGCTGCGCCGCAGCCCACCGGTCGCCCGCGCGCGAGGTCAGCTGCGCGAAGGACTCGCCTACACCTGGGCGCACCCCGATCTCGTGCTGGCCATGACGCTGGCCTTCGTCATCGGCACGTTCGGCTTCAACTACCAGGTGACGATCGCGCTCATGGCGCGCGAGCGCTTCGACCTCGGGGCCGAGGCGTTCGGTCTGCTCTCCACCTTCTTCGCGATCGGGTCGCTGAGCGGCGCGTTGCTGTCCACCCGCCGCAGCGTCCGGCCGCGGCAGCGCTTCCTGGTGGTATCCGCCGTCGTCTTCGGCGTCCTCACCGTGATCTCCGGCCTCATGCCGGGGTACGCGACCTTCGCCGCCCTGCTGGTGCCCACCGGCGCGGCCGCGCTGATCTTCAGCGTCGCCAACAACAGCTTCGTCCAGCTCGGCGTCGACCCGCAGATGCGCGGCCGGGTGATGGCGCTCTACTTCATGTGCTTCATGGGCGGGACGCCGGTGGGAGCGCCGCTGATCGGCTGGATCTCCGAGCACCTGGGGGCGCCCTGGGGGCTGATCCTGGGAGGGGCGGTCTGCGTGGTCGCGGGCGTCGTGGCCGCGGCCGTCCTGGCGCGCGGCCGCCGGGTGCGGCTCGAGGCCGGGTTCGCGCCGCCGCGGCTGCGCCTGCGGGTGGGTCCGCGGGTCGCAGCCGTGCCCACTCCGCACCTGCGCGCCGCCGAGGAGACGCTCGTCGGGCGGGCCTCGGGTGATTGA
- a CDS encoding MarR family winged helix-turn-helix transcriptional regulator, producing MGRTTLDTAALAHDLRLAVMRFSRRLRNQRVDTSVTLTHLAALSTLKRHGPMSPGELATHERVQPPSMTRVVVALEGMGLVTRTPHPTDGRQVIIDLTPAARGLLDAEARAREAWLSERLQELSAEERAVLREAAAIIDKLASG from the coding sequence GTGGGCAGGACGACGCTGGACACCGCTGCGCTCGCCCACGACCTCCGGCTCGCCGTGATGCGCTTCTCGCGGCGGTTGCGCAACCAGCGCGTGGACACGTCGGTCACGCTCACCCACCTCGCGGCGCTGTCGACGCTGAAGCGGCACGGGCCGATGAGCCCGGGCGAGCTGGCCACCCACGAGCGCGTGCAGCCGCCGTCGATGACCCGGGTGGTGGTGGCGCTCGAGGGCATGGGCCTGGTGACCCGGACGCCGCACCCGACCGACGGCAGACAGGTGATCATCGACCTGACGCCGGCTGCCCGCGGGCTGCTCGACGCCGAGGCCCGGGCCCGCGAGGCCTGGCTCAGCGAGCGGCTGCAGGAACTGTCGGCCGAGGAACGGGCGGTGCTGCGGGAGGCCGCGGCGATCATCGACAAGCTGGCCAGTGGGTGA
- a CDS encoding NCS2 family permease: MAQKSRPSKGARAAGAATGRAAPVADEGTPADVLGGAEPVRRSAGPQVRPKNGLDRYFEISARRSTVSREVRGGLTTFFTMAYIVLLNPIILTSIPGLEGVPGADVSGTVLSFGSIAAVTALLAGVLTIAMGVIGRYPFAVAAGLGINAIVAVFAATQLSWPEIMGLVVLEGLLITVLVLTGFRRAVFEAIPPQLKTAIAVGIGLFLTIIGLVDAGIIRPGNPLISFGDGGQLAGWPMLTFVVGLLLMAVLVVRKVRGGLLIGIVATTVLAIVIEAVAEVGPRISGGEEVNPRGWALQVPALPEDVVATPDLSLLGNFSLFGGFERIGILAAVLIVFSLMIADFFDTVGTVTAVGAEGGMLDEKRNLPKSQPVLLVDSLAAAAGGAGSVSSNTTYIESASGVADGARTGLASVVTGVLFLITMFLSPLVLVVPSEAAAPALVIVGALMISQVRHLTWDDLSLVIPAFLAMALMPFTFSITNGIGAGVISFVLLRLAVGRRRDIHPLMWIIAAMFLVYFALEPLQQLL; encoded by the coding sequence ATGGCCCAGAAGTCTCGTCCGTCCAAGGGGGCCCGCGCGGCCGGTGCGGCCACCGGCAGGGCGGCCCCCGTCGCCGACGAGGGGACACCGGCCGACGTGCTCGGAGGAGCCGAGCCCGTGCGCCGCAGCGCCGGTCCGCAGGTGCGCCCCAAGAACGGGCTGGACCGGTACTTCGAGATCAGCGCTCGGCGGTCGACCGTCAGCCGCGAGGTGCGCGGCGGCCTGACGACGTTCTTCACGATGGCCTACATCGTGCTGCTCAACCCGATCATCCTGACCAGCATCCCGGGGCTCGAAGGCGTGCCCGGAGCCGACGTCAGCGGCACGGTGCTGTCCTTCGGGTCGATCGCGGCGGTCACGGCGCTGCTCGCGGGCGTCCTGACCATCGCCATGGGCGTCATCGGCCGCTACCCCTTCGCGGTCGCCGCCGGCCTCGGCATCAACGCCATCGTCGCGGTCTTCGCGGCCACCCAGCTCTCCTGGCCGGAGATCATGGGCCTGGTCGTGCTGGAGGGCCTGCTCATCACGGTCCTGGTGCTGACCGGCTTCCGGCGCGCGGTCTTCGAGGCCATCCCGCCGCAGCTGAAGACGGCGATCGCCGTCGGCATCGGCCTCTTCCTGACCATCATCGGGCTCGTGGACGCCGGGATCATCCGGCCGGGCAACCCGCTGATCAGCTTCGGCGACGGCGGTCAGCTCGCCGGCTGGCCGATGCTCACCTTCGTCGTCGGTCTGCTGCTCATGGCCGTGCTGGTGGTGCGCAAGGTCCGCGGCGGGCTGCTCATCGGCATCGTCGCCACGACGGTGCTCGCGATCGTCATCGAGGCGGTCGCCGAGGTCGGCCCGCGGATCTCCGGTGGCGAGGAGGTCAACCCGCGGGGCTGGGCGTTGCAGGTCCCCGCCCTGCCGGAGGACGTGGTGGCCACCCCCGATCTCTCCCTGCTCGGCAACTTCTCGCTGTTCGGCGGGTTCGAGCGGATCGGGATCCTGGCCGCGGTGCTCATCGTCTTCTCGCTGATGATCGCCGACTTCTTCGACACCGTCGGCACGGTCACCGCCGTCGGCGCCGAGGGAGGCATGCTCGACGAGAAGCGCAACCTGCCCAAGTCGCAGCCGGTCCTGCTCGTCGACTCGCTGGCCGCCGCGGCCGGGGGCGCGGGCAGCGTGTCGTCGAACACGACCTACATCGAGAGCGCGTCGGGCGTCGCCGACGGCGCCCGCACCGGCCTGGCCAGCGTCGTCACCGGCGTGCTCTTCCTGATCACGATGTTCCTCAGCCCGCTGGTGCTCGTGGTCCCCTCGGAGGCCGCCGCCCCGGCGCTGGTGATCGTCGGTGCGCTCATGATCAGCCAGGTCCGGCACCTGACGTGGGACGACCTCTCGCTGGTCATCCCGGCCTTCCTGGCCATGGCGCTGATGCCGTTCACCTTCTCGATCACCAACGGCATCGGCGCCGGTGTCATCAGCTTCGTGCTGCTGCGCCTGGCGGTTGGCCGGCGTCGCGACATCCACCCGCTGATGTGGATCATCGCGGCGATGTTCCTCGTCTACTTCGCGCTGGAGCCGTTGCAGCAGCTCCTGTAG
- a CDS encoding DUF2530 domain-containing protein, with protein sequence MHGPTKHAPPPLEVDTSRVVIAGIALWAVALVVLLVLGDRVDRMWTWTCVAAIGLGFLGLWIMKLQGQLKDPSPAARTLATGPCGGADPATTRGRRTRRCRTARSGPPRSAR encoded by the coding sequence GTGCACGGACCGACGAAGCATGCCCCGCCACCGCTGGAGGTCGACACGTCCCGGGTCGTCATCGCCGGGATCGCCCTGTGGGCGGTGGCGCTCGTGGTGCTGCTCGTGCTCGGCGACCGCGTCGACCGGATGTGGACCTGGACCTGCGTCGCCGCGATCGGGCTCGGCTTCCTGGGCCTGTGGATCATGAAGCTGCAGGGGCAGTTGAAGGACCCCTCCCCCGCCGCTCGCACGCTCGCGACGGGACCCTGCGGAGGGGCCGATCCAGCGACGACTAGAGGACGTCGAACCCGCCGGTGTCGTACCGCGCGGTCAGGACCACCTCGGTCGGCTCGGTGA
- a CDS encoding DUF3027 domain-containing protein, whose protein sequence is MTESSAAPATADGLAGAVDLARAAAVETAGDPAVVGEHLGTTSEPVDPETEGVPADVLGEVLTHTFASRLPGYVGWHWAVTVARIPGESEVTVDEVVLLPGDSALLAPAWVPWHERLRPGDLSVGDVLPSTEDDPRLVPAYAVDDDSADDPEGSVVAFELGSGRERVMSADGRREAVGRWSAGEFGPGSSMARHAPGPCGTCGFWLPLAGSLRSTLGACGNAYAPADGRVVTADYGCGAHSQATLVLTEPTEVVLTARYDTGGFDVL, encoded by the coding sequence GTGACCGAGTCCTCCGCTGCTCCCGCGACCGCCGACGGCCTCGCCGGTGCGGTCGACCTGGCCCGTGCCGCCGCCGTCGAGACGGCGGGTGACCCCGCGGTCGTCGGCGAGCACCTCGGGACGACGTCCGAGCCGGTGGACCCCGAGACCGAGGGGGTGCCGGCCGACGTGCTCGGCGAGGTGCTGACCCACACGTTCGCCAGCCGCCTGCCCGGCTACGTCGGCTGGCACTGGGCGGTCACCGTCGCGCGCATCCCCGGCGAGTCCGAGGTGACCGTGGACGAGGTCGTGCTGCTGCCGGGCGACTCGGCCCTGCTGGCGCCGGCCTGGGTGCCGTGGCACGAGCGGTTGCGGCCCGGTGACCTGTCGGTCGGCGACGTGCTGCCCTCGACCGAGGACGACCCGCGTCTCGTGCCGGCGTACGCGGTGGACGACGACTCCGCCGACGACCCCGAGGGCAGCGTGGTCGCCTTCGAGCTCGGGTCGGGCCGCGAGCGGGTCATGTCCGCCGACGGTCGCCGCGAGGCGGTCGGTCGATGGTCGGCCGGTGAGTTCGGGCCCGGCTCCTCGATGGCCCGCCACGCGCCCGGCCCGTGCGGTACCTGCGGTTTCTGGCTGCCGCTGGCCGGCTCGCTCCGCTCGACGCTCGGTGCCTGCGGCAACGCCTACGCACCGGCCGACGGGCGCGTGGTGACGGCCGACTACGGCTGCGGTGCGCACAGCCAGGCGACGCTGGTGCTCACCGAGCCGACCGAGGTGGTCCTGACCGCGCGGTACGACACCGGCGGGTTCGACGTCCTCTAG